The following proteins are co-located in the Vigna angularis cultivar LongXiaoDou No.4 chromosome 2, ASM1680809v1, whole genome shotgun sequence genome:
- the LOC108327740 gene encoding syntaxin-71 produces MSVIDILTRVDSICKKYDKYDVEKQKDSNISADDAFAKLYASVDAEIETLLQKAETASKEKSKASTVAINAEIRRTKAKLLEEVPKLQRLAMKKVKGLSSQEFAARNDLVLALPDRIQAIPDGTPAVPKQTGSWAASASRPGIKFDSDGQFDDEYFHQTEESSRFRQEYEMRKLKQDQGLDMIAEGLDTLKNMAHDMNEELDRQVPLMDEIDAKVDKASSDLKNTNVRLRDTVNQLRSSRNFCIDIVLLIIILGIAAYLYNVLKK; encoded by the exons ATGAGTGTCATCGACATTCTCACCAGAGTTGATTCCATCTGTAAAAAGTATGATAAATACGACGTCGAGAAACAAAAGGATTCCAATATCTCCGCTGACGATGCATTCGCAAAACTCTACGCCTCCGTTGATGCCGAAATCGAGACCTTACTTCAG aaaGCAGAAACCGCTTCCAAGGAGAAAAGTAAGGCGTCTACTGTAGCGATCAATGCCGAGATTCGTCGTACTAAGGCTAAGTTGTTGGAGGAGGTTCCCAAGTTGCAGAGATTGGCTATGAAAAAG GTAAAGGGGCTTTCATCGCAAGAATTTGCTGCCCGTAATGATTTGGTTCTTGCATTGCCAGATAGGATTCAAGCTATCCCAGATGGGACCCCTGCAGTACCCAAACAAACGGGAAGTTGGGCAGCTTCTGCCTCACGTCCTGGAATTAAATTTGATTCAG ATGGACAATTTGATGATGAATACTTCCATCAAACCGAAGAATCAAGTCGATTTAGGCAGGAGTATGAAATGCGTAAACTGAAACAG GATCAAGGTTTGGATATGATAGCAGAAGGATTGGATACTTTGAAAAACATGGCACATGATATGAATGAG GAACTGGATAGACAAGTACCACTGATGGATGAGATTGATGCTAAG GTGGACAAGGCATCTTCCGACCTTAAAAATACCAATGTTAGACTTCGAGACACAGTGAACCAG CTTCGGTCCAGTCGAAACTTCTGCATTGATATTGttttattgattataattttGGGAATTGCTGCCTATTTGTACAA TGTGCTAAAGAAATGA
- the LOC108327739 gene encoding NAC domain-containing protein 2-like: MDKDGNSEIRLPPGFRFHPSDEELIVHYLRNKVTSSPLPGSFIAEIDLYKYNPWELQSKALFGEDEWYFFTPRDRKYPNGVRPNRAAASGYWKATGTDRPIFTSCGMKNIGVKKALVFYKGRAPKGSKTDWIMHEYRLHNSMNSISQQRRSMRLDEWVLCRVRQKASNTRSNWEETIYEATSQFEEMNENSNPEAAKNSVHDEYPLLPYILASVSDSIGLVSGSGCGCNDDGKAYASLHDKNTNVISGAEFMAAEGLFNPLKRKNTKEKELELYASLDKKLSEEHDVGNEHDLNKDCNSNNFDHWTSIILPQELNI, translated from the exons ATGGACAAAGATGGTAATTCAGAAATCCGACTTCCTCCAGGGTTTAGATTCCACCCTTCTGATGAAGAGCTGATTGTTCATTATCTGAGAAACAAAGTGACATCATCACCCCTTCCTGGCTCATTCATAGCAGAAATAGATCTTTACAAGTATAATCCATGGGAGCTCCAAA GTAAGGCTTTGTTTGGGGAGGATGAATGGTATTTCTTTACTCCCAGAGACAGGAAGTATCCGAATGGAGTGAGGCCTAATAGAGCAGCTGCTTCTGGTTATTGGAAGGCTACTGGCACTGACAGACCCATTTTTACTTCATGTGGGATGAAGAATATTGGAGTGAAGAAGGCCCTTGTGTTCTACAAGGGTCGAGCACCAAAAGGATCTAAAACTGATTGGATCATGCACGAGTACAGGTTGCACAATTCCATGAATTCCATTTCACAGCAAAGAAGGTCCATGAGA CTGGATGAGTGGGTGCTGTGTCGGGTCCGACAGAAAGCAAGCAACACAAGAAGTAATTGGGAAGAGACTATTTATGAAGCAACAAGCCAGTTTGAAGAGATGAATGAGAACTCAAATCCTGAAGCAGCCAAAAATTCTGTGCATGATGAATATCCATTGTTGCCTTATATTCTGGCTTCTGTGTCTGATTCTATTGGCCTAGTCTCAGGCTCAGGCTGTGGTTGTAATGATGATGGAAAAGCATATGCTTCATTGCATGATAAGAACACGAATGTAATAAGTGGAGCAGAGTTTATGGCAGCTGAGGGTTTGTTTAATCCACTGAAGAGGAAAAACACTAAAGAGAAGGAGTTGGAGTTGTATGCTTCCCTCGATAAAAAACTAAGCGAAGAACATGATGTTGGGAATGAGCATGATCTGAACAAAGACTGCAATTCCAATAACTTTGACCACTGGACTTCCATCATACTACCCCAAGAGCTTAATATCTAG